A single region of the Salicibibacter cibi genome encodes:
- a CDS encoding Glu/Leu/Phe/Val dehydrogenase, with the protein MSEENFEQVVFCQEESSGLKAIIAIHDTTLGPALGGTRMWPYKNEEEALVDVLRLAKGMTYKNAAAGLNLGGGKAVIIGDSRHEKNESKLRAFGRYIQGLSGRYITAEDVGMAEPDMDTIHLETDYVTGRSPATPGGGGNPSPLTGYGVYVGMKASAKEVFGTDSLSGRTVAIQGVGSVAYHLCKHLHADGANLVVTDIHEPTVQRAVKEFEARAVGTEEIYDVECDIFAPCALGAVINDETMDRIRASIIAGSANNQLHHARHGDALHEKGILYAPDYVINAGGVIHVADELQGYNEERAMRSVESLYEQMAKVFEIAKRDGVPTHHAANQLAVERIENVRKARKTYVKDPKDILS; encoded by the coding sequence ATGTCGGAAGAAAACTTTGAACAAGTCGTTTTTTGCCAAGAAGAATCTTCAGGGTTAAAAGCGATTATTGCTATACATGATACGACCCTCGGACCTGCATTGGGAGGGACGAGGATGTGGCCGTATAAAAACGAGGAAGAAGCGCTCGTCGATGTATTGCGGCTGGCAAAAGGCATGACGTATAAAAACGCAGCAGCCGGCCTTAATTTGGGAGGAGGAAAAGCGGTTATCATCGGAGATAGCCGTCATGAGAAAAACGAATCGAAACTGCGGGCATTCGGTCGCTATATTCAAGGCTTGAGCGGTCGTTACATTACAGCCGAGGATGTGGGGATGGCAGAGCCGGATATGGATACGATTCATTTGGAGACCGATTATGTAACCGGACGTTCGCCTGCCACACCGGGTGGAGGCGGAAATCCTTCCCCGCTGACCGGATATGGCGTGTATGTGGGAATGAAGGCGAGTGCAAAGGAAGTGTTCGGCACGGATTCACTATCGGGCAGAACCGTGGCTATTCAAGGTGTCGGCAGTGTCGCTTATCATCTGTGCAAACATTTGCATGCAGATGGAGCGAATCTCGTAGTAACCGATATTCACGAGCCAACCGTGCAACGTGCAGTTAAAGAATTTGAGGCTCGCGCTGTCGGCACGGAAGAGATTTATGATGTGGAGTGCGATATTTTTGCTCCATGTGCCCTTGGGGCGGTTATTAATGATGAAACGATGGATCGCATCCGCGCATCGATCATCGCAGGATCTGCAAACAATCAGTTGCATCATGCACGTCATGGTGACGCCCTTCATGAAAAAGGCATTCTTTACGCTCCGGATTATGTGATTAACGCGGGAGGTGTCATTCACGTGGCTGATGAATTACAAGGATACAACGAGGAGCGTGCCATGAGAAGTGTTGAAAGTCTATATGAACAAATGGCAAAGGTGTTTGAGATTGCAAAACGGGACGGGGTGCCTACGCACCATGCAGCCAATCAACTTGCCGTAGAACGGATCGAAAATGTTCGCAAAGCAAGGAAAACGTATGTCAAAGATCCAAAAGATATTTTGTCCTGA
- a CDS encoding sigma-54 interaction domain-containing protein produces the protein MKRAMIVGGGKGGTALLGMMDGLDYMEVVGVADLDPEAEGMRIAQARGLKTSRNAFTLYEELLPAPNIVFEATGDDFALTDLQRHVGVETAVVPAHVCHLLYQLLVGKDELIATLSHQERLHHTVFQSTHDGMIAVDDNGKILLFNQAAARMTGIDREKAIGHLIRSVMPESKLPRILKTRAMESNQKQTFANGRQIVTSRIPLWINDNFAGALAVFQDVTDMVDMATKVTDLESVQQLLQAIIHSSDEAISVVNEEAQGLMVNPAYSRLTGLNERDVIGKPATADIFEGESMHMRALHTRMPIRGTQMKVGPHKKDVIVNVAPLLVNGELKGSVGVLHDVSEIRALTNELEKAKQRIRRLEAKYTFDDIIGSSPALAFAKEQAFKSAQTPVDVLLRGQSGTGKELFAHAIHNESGRRYQPFIRVNCSALSPALLESELFGYEEGAFTGAKRGGKRGLFEEAHDGSIFLDEIGEVPNETQVKLLRVLQEKEIVRVGGTKAIAVNVRIIAATNIHIEEAIRKRNFREDLFYRLNKMPIFIPSLQERRGDIHELSHYLLHKINQAYGRSVLTITDQVMQQLLAYEWPGNVRELENILGRAVIHMNYLDQELAAKHLPPLSNEESYKPPVHAHGKQNGGLAERMAAYEQQELKAALAEHRGNKTATARALGISVRNLYYKLEKQGIIGKT, from the coding sequence TTGAAGCGGGCAATGATCGTCGGAGGTGGAAAAGGGGGCACAGCACTACTCGGGATGATGGACGGTCTCGATTATATGGAAGTAGTCGGTGTGGCCGATCTTGATCCGGAAGCAGAGGGAATGCGTATCGCTCAAGCTCGCGGTTTGAAAACGAGCCGCAATGCGTTTACATTATATGAAGAGTTGTTACCGGCACCGAACATTGTTTTCGAAGCGACGGGGGATGATTTTGCACTAACCGACTTGCAAAGGCACGTAGGTGTAGAAACGGCTGTCGTGCCTGCCCATGTTTGTCATTTGCTCTATCAGCTGCTCGTTGGAAAAGATGAATTGATTGCTACGCTCAGTCATCAGGAACGGTTGCATCATACGGTTTTTCAGTCCACCCATGATGGAATGATCGCGGTTGATGATAACGGGAAGATCCTTCTTTTTAATCAAGCAGCTGCACGCATGACCGGGATTGATCGTGAAAAAGCGATCGGACATTTGATTCGCTCGGTCATGCCGGAAAGTAAACTTCCGCGAATCTTAAAAACACGTGCAATGGAATCCAATCAAAAACAGACGTTTGCAAATGGACGCCAAATCGTCACATCACGGATCCCGCTGTGGATCAATGACAACTTTGCCGGCGCATTGGCTGTTTTTCAGGATGTTACGGATATGGTAGACATGGCCACGAAAGTTACGGATTTGGAAAGCGTGCAACAGTTGTTGCAGGCAATCATTCATTCCTCTGATGAGGCCATTTCGGTTGTAAACGAAGAGGCCCAAGGTTTGATGGTTAATCCTGCGTACTCTCGTCTGACAGGGCTAAACGAACGAGATGTGATTGGCAAACCGGCGACTGCAGACATTTTTGAAGGAGAAAGCATGCATATGCGTGCCTTGCATACGCGAATGCCGATTCGAGGGACACAAATGAAGGTGGGACCTCATAAGAAAGACGTGATCGTGAACGTGGCACCGCTTCTCGTAAATGGGGAACTGAAAGGAAGCGTCGGTGTCCTTCATGATGTCTCTGAAATTCGTGCGTTAACCAATGAATTGGAAAAGGCAAAACAACGGATTCGGAGATTGGAAGCAAAATATACGTTTGATGATATTATTGGATCTTCCCCCGCGCTTGCCTTCGCCAAGGAACAAGCGTTTAAAAGTGCACAAACACCGGTCGATGTACTGCTTCGCGGCCAATCCGGGACAGGAAAGGAACTATTCGCCCATGCCATTCACAATGAAAGCGGACGTCGCTATCAACCTTTTATTCGCGTGAATTGTTCGGCCTTATCCCCGGCATTGCTGGAAAGCGAATTATTTGGATATGAAGAGGGCGCGTTTACGGGTGCGAAACGGGGAGGAAAACGCGGGCTATTTGAAGAAGCCCACGATGGCAGCATTTTTCTCGATGAGATTGGGGAAGTGCCGAACGAAACACAAGTGAAACTTTTGCGTGTCCTCCAAGAGAAGGAAATCGTACGTGTGGGAGGGACGAAAGCCATAGCGGTGAATGTCCGCATCATTGCTGCTACAAACATTCATATTGAAGAAGCCATCCGGAAGAGAAATTTTCGCGAAGATTTATTTTATCGATTGAACAAAATGCCGATTTTTATTCCTTCTTTACAAGAGAGACGGGGAGATATTCATGAGTTAAGCCATTATTTGTTACATAAAATCAATCAAGCGTATGGCCGGTCTGTATTAACGATAACGGATCAGGTGATGCAACAATTGCTCGCTTATGAGTGGCCGGGAAATGTGCGTGAACTGGAAAACATTCTCGGACGGGCGGTTATCCATATGAACTATCTCGATCAGGAATTGGCGGCTAAACACTTGCCCCCTCTGTCGAACGAGGAATCCTACAAACCCCCGGTCCATGCACATGGAAAACAGAACGGAGGTTTAGCCGAGCGCATGGCCGCTTATGAACAACAAGAACTGAAAGCTGCTTTGGCCGAGCACCGTGGAAATAAGACCGCCACGGCTCGCGCACTGGGAATTTCCGTACGAAACCTGTATTATAAACTGGAGAAACAGGGGATTATTGGAAAAACGTAA
- the spo0A gene encoding sporulation transcription factor Spo0A, which translates to MEPIKVCIADDNRDLVQMVEEYVSLQEDMEVSGVAYNGRDCLQVVEETKPDVLILDIIMPYLDGLAVLDRLQNNHTEKSPKVLMLTAFGQEDVTKKAVDQGVAYYVLKPFDMDMLIETIRDLSGQPAPQVTVSVQNKELGNMKQQPSINLDQRITGIIHEIGVPAHIKGYMYMREAITMVYNNIELLGSITKELYPDIAKKYNTTASRVERAIRHAIEVAWSRGNIDSISHYFGYTVSMSKAKPTNSEFIAMVADKLRIEHKVS; encoded by the coding sequence TTGGAACCGATCAAAGTTTGTATTGCTGATGATAATCGTGATCTAGTGCAAATGGTGGAAGAATATGTATCCCTGCAAGAAGATATGGAGGTTTCGGGTGTGGCTTATAATGGCAGAGACTGCCTGCAGGTTGTCGAGGAAACGAAACCGGACGTACTTATTCTTGATATCATCATGCCATATCTTGACGGCCTCGCCGTTTTGGACCGATTACAAAACAATCATACGGAAAAGTCGCCCAAAGTTTTAATGTTAACCGCGTTTGGCCAGGAAGATGTGACGAAAAAAGCGGTGGATCAAGGTGTTGCTTATTATGTGCTAAAGCCGTTTGACATGGACATGCTTATTGAGACGATCAGGGACTTGAGCGGACAACCGGCTCCGCAAGTAACCGTATCCGTACAAAACAAAGAGCTGGGCAACATGAAACAACAACCAAGCATTAATCTGGATCAGCGAATAACCGGCATTATACATGAAATTGGTGTCCCGGCGCATATTAAAGGTTATATGTACATGAGGGAAGCGATAACAATGGTGTATAACAATATCGAATTGCTCGGTTCGATCACGAAAGAATTGTACCCGGACATTGCCAAGAAATACAATACAACGGCAAGCCGTGTAGAAAGAGCGATCCGGCATGCGATAGAAGTTGCCTGGAGTCGCGGAAACATCGACTCCATCTCCCATTACTTTGGATATACGGTAAGCATGTCAAAAGCAAAACCAACCAATTCAGAATTTATTGCAATGGTGGCAGATAAATTGCGAATCGAACATAAGGTGAGCTAA
- a CDS encoding BrxA/BrxB family bacilliredoxin has product MGEHIPIRKGEFLVQFEYFMNDVVQAARDEMTEAGYEHLGTPDEVDKTFKDEGTTLVMVNSVCGCAGGIARPAAAYMQNYETKPDRFVTVFAGQDREATDHAREYFEGYGPSSPSFALMKDGEIQTMIERHEIEGHEPIEVVQKLEAAFDDHCS; this is encoded by the coding sequence ATGGGTGAACATATCCCCATTAGGAAAGGAGAATTTCTCGTGCAGTTTGAATATTTTATGAATGATGTCGTACAAGCGGCACGCGATGAGATGACAGAGGCAGGCTATGAACATTTAGGCACGCCTGATGAAGTAGATAAAACATTTAAAGATGAAGGGACCACATTGGTGATGGTCAATTCCGTATGCGGGTGCGCAGGTGGAATTGCACGTCCGGCAGCTGCCTATATGCAAAATTATGAGACCAAACCCGATCGCTTTGTGACCGTCTTCGCCGGACAAGACCGAGAAGCAACCGACCATGCACGTGAATATTTTGAAGGCTATGGACCGTCTTCTCCATCGTTTGCACTCATGAAAGACGGGGAGATTCAAACGATGATTGAGCGCCATGAAATTGAAGGGCATGAACCGATCGAAGTCGTGCAAAAATTGGAAGCTGCTTTTGATGATCATTGCTCGTGA
- a CDS encoding DUF2627 domain-containing protein, protein MRLVALIILLIPVFFAGLGIKWMRDVLFSILHNPFPNYALQFTSGLVLFIAGLAFIGGFIFHRDRKNNKVSPRFR, encoded by the coding sequence ATGCGGCTCGTTGCACTTATCATATTACTGATCCCTGTGTTTTTCGCCGGCTTGGGCATAAAGTGGATGCGAGATGTGCTATTCTCCATCCTTCATAATCCATTCCCTAACTACGCGCTCCAATTCACAAGCGGGCTTGTGCTTTTCATCGCCGGGTTAGCGTTTATCGGCGGCTTTATTTTTCATCGCGATCGTAAAAACAACAAAGTTTCCCCCCGTTTTCGTTAG
- a CDS encoding dihydrolipoamide acetyltransferase family protein: protein MKKEIAMPQLGESVTEGTITQWLVNPGDKVNKYEPIAEVDTDKVNAEVPSSYTGMISDIVAKENQTVQVGDVVAYIETEDAAKEEKLPEYEPQREQRAAQQEEQSEGQSPKKRYSPAVFSLAQKHSIDLDAIEGSGRGGRITRKDVEKVVESGTEEKTVPKASASEPETQKASSEGGAPSDEIVPVTGVRKAIAANMSQSKQEIPHAWTMVEVDVTNIVRFREKEKEAFRKQEGFPLTFMPFFMQAVTAGLRKYPELNATWQGDHIIRKKEINLSMAIATEEALYVPVIANADEKNIRGMARSLHTLAEKTRSGKLTSADMRGGTFTLNNTGAFGSVQSMPIINHPQAAILSVESIVKRPVVKEDDMIAVRHMVNLCLSLDHRVLDGLICGRFLAYVKEQLEQFSGEGI, encoded by the coding sequence ATGAAAAAAGAGATCGCTATGCCTCAACTGGGAGAGAGTGTAACGGAAGGGACGATCACCCAGTGGCTCGTGAATCCCGGGGACAAAGTGAATAAATATGAACCGATCGCGGAAGTGGACACAGACAAAGTCAATGCGGAAGTTCCCTCTTCCTACACGGGTATGATAAGCGACATTGTTGCAAAGGAAAACCAGACGGTGCAAGTCGGAGACGTGGTGGCCTATATCGAGACGGAGGATGCCGCGAAAGAGGAGAAGCTTCCGGAGTATGAACCGCAAAGGGAGCAACGAGCGGCCCAACAAGAAGAACAGTCAGAAGGACAGTCCCCAAAAAAGCGGTATTCCCCGGCCGTCTTTTCCCTGGCACAAAAACATAGCATTGATTTAGATGCGATCGAAGGATCGGGCAGAGGCGGACGCATTACCCGAAAAGATGTGGAAAAAGTAGTGGAATCAGGAACAGAGGAAAAAACGGTGCCGAAAGCGTCAGCTTCAGAGCCAGAAACACAAAAGGCTTCATCGGAAGGGGGAGCTCCTTCCGATGAAATTGTTCCTGTGACCGGCGTGCGCAAAGCAATTGCTGCAAACATGAGTCAAAGTAAACAGGAAATCCCCCATGCATGGACGATGGTCGAAGTGGATGTCACCAATATCGTTCGCTTTCGCGAGAAAGAAAAAGAAGCGTTTCGCAAACAGGAAGGGTTCCCGTTAACGTTTATGCCTTTCTTCATGCAAGCGGTGACTGCGGGGCTTCGAAAATATCCGGAACTTAACGCGACCTGGCAAGGTGATCATATTATTCGTAAAAAGGAGATCAATCTTTCGATGGCTATCGCCACCGAGGAAGCGCTTTACGTTCCCGTAATCGCAAATGCCGATGAAAAGAATATTCGGGGCATGGCGCGATCCTTGCACACCCTTGCCGAGAAGACGAGAAGCGGGAAGCTAACGAGCGCTGATATGCGTGGAGGGACGTTTACGTTAAACAATACGGGCGCCTTCGGCTCCGTGCAGTCGATGCCTATCATTAACCATCCGCAAGCAGCGATTCTTTCTGTGGAATCCATCGTCAAACGCCCGGTTGTGAAAGAAGACGATATGATTGCCGTGCGCCATATGGTCAACCTTTGTCTTTCTCTCGACCATCGCGTGCTGGACGGATTGATTTGCGGAAGGTTCCTCGCCTATGTGAAAGAACAGCTGGAACAGTTTAGCGGAGAAGGGATTTAA
- a CDS encoding L,D-transpeptidase yields MLFKCLAAAIFLFAPLWPMDVEPFPGEPFIIVNKSTNELGWVEDGELDNVYDVATGKDAKDTPEGIFTVIVKAEKPYYRAQDIEGGDPDNPLGSRWIGFDAGNTDGRTYGVHGTNDSSTIGENVSLGCIRMHNEEVNDLYDQVPIGTKIWIGTEPEQEIEDIARANGVLNK; encoded by the coding sequence ATGTTGTTCAAATGTTTGGCTGCGGCTATTTTTCTTTTTGCTCCTTTGTGGCCGATGGATGTGGAACCCTTTCCTGGGGAACCATTTATTATCGTTAACAAGTCTACGAATGAATTGGGATGGGTAGAGGATGGCGAATTGGACAACGTGTACGACGTAGCAACGGGAAAAGATGCAAAAGACACGCCTGAAGGCATCTTTACGGTGATTGTGAAGGCAGAGAAACCTTACTATCGAGCGCAAGATATCGAAGGCGGAGATCCTGATAACCCTCTTGGAAGCCGTTGGATCGGCTTTGACGCGGGCAACACCGACGGACGGACGTATGGCGTGCACGGGACGAACGATAGCAGTACGATCGGCGAAAATGTTTCTTTAGGGTGCATTCGTATGCATAATGAGGAAGTGAACGATCTTTATGATCAAGTGCCGATTGGAACAAAAATATGGATCGGCACAGAACCCGAACAAGAAATAGAAGATATTGCACGAGCAAACGGAGTGTTAAACAAGTAG
- the lpdA gene encoding dihydrolipoyl dehydrogenase, which translates to MADEYDLVVIGAGTGGYVAAIRAAQLGNRVAIVEKEALGGTCLHKGCIPSKTLLRSAQVYREVKESAAFGVETEGAKLDFSKVQTRKQAIVDQLHTGVQQLLQNEKIKVFEGYARILGPSIFSPSAGSISIEYKDGTENEVLIPNHVLIATGSQPRRLKGIDFSHENVMTSDDALFMERLPASMTIIGGGVIGTEWASMLIDFGVEITVLEAQDHLLPGEDEDVSAEMKKQLEKRGVRVCLNAEVQTEDMHVEHEYVGVQAQMDGEQHTFAAECLLVSIGREANISDVGLQNTEIETEDGKIITNDWGQTKEAHMYAIGDVTHGYELAHVASHQGIIAVEHMNEQNPAGLNERQMPRCTYSHPEVASIGLSETQAKAQGFQVKIGTFPLRAIGKALINGDAEGFCKFISNAENNDLLGVHMIGTNATELISEGALAMLLDAADWEVAEAVHPHPSISEVFKEAALHADRRAIHI; encoded by the coding sequence ATGGCCGATGAATATGACCTTGTCGTGATCGGTGCGGGAACCGGAGGCTACGTTGCTGCCATCCGTGCCGCCCAACTCGGAAACCGGGTTGCAATCGTTGAAAAAGAAGCTCTCGGCGGGACTTGCCTTCACAAAGGATGCATCCCGAGCAAAACCCTGTTGCGAAGTGCACAAGTGTATAGAGAAGTAAAAGAATCGGCAGCGTTTGGTGTTGAGACGGAAGGTGCGAAACTTGATTTTTCAAAAGTGCAGACTCGGAAACAGGCGATCGTGGATCAGCTGCATACCGGCGTTCAACAATTGCTTCAAAATGAAAAGATTAAAGTTTTCGAAGGCTATGCGCGTATCTTGGGACCTTCCATTTTTTCACCGAGTGCCGGCAGTATATCAATCGAATACAAGGATGGCACGGAAAACGAAGTGCTCATTCCCAATCACGTGCTTATTGCGACCGGGTCACAACCCAGACGTCTCAAAGGGATAGATTTTTCCCATGAAAACGTAATGACGTCAGACGATGCATTATTCATGGAACGATTACCTGCGTCGATGACGATCATCGGGGGCGGGGTGATCGGGACGGAATGGGCTTCCATGCTCATTGATTTCGGGGTAGAAATCACTGTATTGGAAGCGCAAGATCACTTGCTTCCGGGTGAAGATGAAGATGTTTCCGCTGAAATGAAAAAACAGTTGGAAAAGAGAGGTGTCCGCGTTTGTTTAAATGCGGAAGTACAAACAGAAGATATGCACGTTGAACATGAATATGTAGGTGTGCAGGCGCAGATGGATGGAGAACAACATACCTTTGCTGCAGAATGTCTGCTTGTCTCCATCGGCCGGGAAGCAAACATTTCCGATGTCGGACTTCAAAATACGGAAATTGAAACTGAAGACGGCAAGATCATCACCAATGACTGGGGGCAGACGAAAGAAGCGCACATGTACGCCATCGGTGATGTGACACACGGGTATGAGCTCGCCCATGTGGCTTCTCATCAGGGAATCATTGCAGTGGAACATATGAATGAGCAAAATCCCGCAGGATTAAACGAACGGCAAATGCCAAGATGCACGTACAGTCATCCGGAAGTTGCATCCATTGGTTTAAGCGAGACACAAGCAAAGGCCCAAGGCTTTCAAGTGAAAATCGGCACGTTTCCGCTCCGCGCGATTGGAAAAGCACTTATTAACGGGGATGCGGAAGGTTTTTGCAAATTTATTTCCAACGCGGAAAACAACGACTTGCTCGGAGTTCACATGATAGGAACGAATGCAACGGAGCTGATTTCGGAAGGAGCACTTGCCATGCTGTTGGACGCAGCCGATTGGGAAGTGGCAGAGGCGGTGCATCCGCACCCGAGTATATCTGAAGTGTTTAAGGAAGCGGCACTTCATGCAGATCGACGTGCCATTCATATATAG
- the prli42 gene encoding stressosome-associated protein Prli42, whose translation MPRSLQKTIVFVMIFVLVVGTFLAGFGAMI comes from the coding sequence ATGCCTCGCAGTTTGCAAAAAACAATTGTTTTCGTAATGATTTTTGTGTTGGTGGTAGGCACATTCTTAGCCGGATTCGGCGCCATGATTTAA
- a CDS encoding alpha-ketoacid dehydrogenase subunit beta produces the protein MATSNYISAITAALKEEMEKDDGVFVLGEDVAAKGGVFRATEGLYEQFGENRVLDTPLAESAIAGVGIGAAMYGLRPVAEMQFADFMLPAFNQIISEAAKIRYRSNNDWSVPMTVRAPYGGGIHGALYHSQSVEALFASTPGLKVVIPSTPYDVKGLLKAAIRDPDPVLFFEHKKAYRLVKGEVPDDDYTVPIGTADVKREGEDVTVITYGLCVQFALEAAEKLEAEGISTHVLDLRTIYPMDREAVVSAARRTGKILLVSEDNKEGSVLNEAVATIAEDCLFDLDAPVRRLASPDVPAMPYAPPLEKYFMMNAEKVEHAIRELAGF, from the coding sequence ATGGCGACGAGTAATTATATCAGTGCAATTACAGCAGCATTAAAAGAGGAAATGGAAAAAGATGACGGGGTTTTCGTTCTCGGTGAAGATGTAGCTGCCAAGGGCGGTGTATTTCGCGCAACAGAAGGGCTTTATGAACAATTTGGCGAAAACCGGGTGCTTGATACCCCCTTGGCAGAGTCAGCAATCGCAGGTGTAGGCATCGGAGCTGCTATGTACGGACTGCGCCCGGTGGCAGAGATGCAATTTGCCGATTTTATGCTCCCGGCTTTTAATCAGATTATTTCGGAAGCAGCGAAAATCCGCTACCGTTCGAATAATGACTGGAGCGTGCCCATGACGGTTCGCGCACCCTACGGTGGAGGGATCCATGGAGCGCTTTATCACTCCCAGTCCGTGGAAGCGCTTTTTGCCAGTACGCCTGGGTTGAAAGTGGTGATCCCCTCGACACCATATGATGTTAAAGGGCTTCTAAAAGCAGCGATTCGAGATCCTGATCCCGTGTTGTTTTTCGAGCATAAAAAAGCCTATCGACTGGTTAAGGGAGAAGTTCCTGATGATGATTATACGGTACCGATAGGGACGGCAGATGTGAAGCGGGAAGGCGAGGATGTGACCGTCATAACGTATGGCCTTTGCGTCCAATTTGCTCTGGAAGCGGCGGAAAAATTGGAAGCGGAAGGGATATCCACCCACGTGCTTGATTTGCGCACGATTTATCCGATGGACCGTGAAGCCGTAGTCAGCGCTGCCCGGCGGACAGGGAAAATTTTGCTCGTCAGTGAAGACAACAAAGAAGGCAGTGTGTTGAATGAAGCTGTGGCGACGATCGCCGAAGATTGTTTGTTTGACCTTGACGCGCCCGTCCGGCGTCTTGCGTCCCCCGATGTCCCGGCGATGCCTTACGCGCCCCCGTTGGAAAAGTATTTCATGATGAACGCGGAAAAAGTAGAGCATGCCATTCGCGAATTGGCAGGATTTTAG
- a CDS encoding thiamine pyrophosphate-dependent dehydrogenase E1 component subunit alpha encodes MSESKHETLGLNHDQLLNMYKMMLTARKIDERMWLLNRAGKIPFVVSCQGQEAAQVGAAMALDAEKDYLLPYYRDVGMVLHFGMTVKDLMLAGFAKAEDPNSGGRQMPNHFGSKKHRIVTGSSPVTTQVPHAVGIALAGRIKNDPFVCLTSFGEGSSNQGDFHEAANFAGVHRLPVIFFCENNQYAISVPVDRQIACERVSDRAHAYGMHGETVDGNDPLVVYEAVKKAADRAREGGGPALIETMSYRLTPHSSDDDDRSYRERDEVDDAKKKDGIITFADYLKEHGLLADAEEKDIHERIQKTVDEATEAAESAAYAEAETTLDHVYYE; translated from the coding sequence ATGAGTGAATCTAAACACGAGACGCTGGGATTAAATCATGACCAATTGTTGAATATGTATAAAATGATGCTCACCGCTCGCAAAATCGATGAACGGATGTGGTTATTAAACCGAGCCGGAAAAATTCCGTTCGTCGTGTCCTGCCAAGGGCAAGAAGCAGCACAGGTGGGGGCGGCAATGGCGCTGGATGCAGAAAAAGATTACCTTCTGCCCTATTACCGGGATGTAGGGATGGTCCTGCACTTTGGCATGACGGTGAAAGATTTAATGTTGGCCGGCTTTGCCAAAGCAGAAGATCCCAATTCCGGGGGACGACAAATGCCGAACCACTTTGGCAGCAAAAAACATCGAATCGTCACGGGGTCATCGCCTGTTACTACCCAAGTGCCCCATGCAGTAGGCATTGCTCTTGCCGGTAGAATTAAAAATGATCCCTTTGTTTGTCTGACTTCTTTTGGCGAAGGGTCCTCGAATCAAGGAGATTTTCACGAAGCTGCGAATTTTGCAGGTGTTCACCGTTTGCCGGTTATCTTTTTCTGTGAAAACAATCAATACGCGATTTCAGTCCCCGTGGACCGCCAAATCGCTTGTGAACGTGTTTCTGATCGGGCGCACGCGTATGGAATGCACGGAGAAACCGTGGACGGCAATGATCCTCTCGTTGTCTATGAAGCGGTCAAAAAGGCTGCCGACCGCGCGCGCGAAGGGGGCGGACCGGCATTGATTGAAACCATGTCCTACCGTCTAACCCCGCATTCAAGTGACGATGACGACCGTTCATACCGCGAGCGGGATGAAGTGGACGATGCCAAGAAAAAAGATGGCATTATAACCTTTGCCGACTATTTAAAAGAACACGGCTTGTTGGCGGATGCAGAAGAAAAAGACATCCATGAACGAATACAAAAAACGGTCGATGAGGCAACAGAAGCGGCTGAATCGGCAGCATACGCGGAAGCAGAAACAACGTTGGACCACGTGTATTACGAGTAA
- a CDS encoding YaaR family protein encodes MDIERLGKTNTSSHMMRKSTAAPSNQRPRSPSFQEIMNHQRQSVYADRLHAAMATVEDQGKMLAEFRTAKELREYKKRIRNFMDEIVRNGLQIEDRRGFNRPGTNAFRIVTEVDEKLMRLTEEMIENEAGHLDILARVDEIRGLLLNLYM; translated from the coding sequence TTGGACATTGAACGTCTCGGGAAAACGAATACTTCTTCACACATGATGAGAAAATCTACAGCCGCGCCTTCGAATCAAAGGCCTCGGTCTCCGTCGTTTCAAGAGATAATGAACCACCAGCGCCAATCTGTCTACGCTGATCGGTTGCACGCGGCGATGGCTACCGTTGAAGACCAAGGGAAAATGTTAGCGGAATTTCGGACTGCCAAAGAGTTGCGAGAATATAAAAAACGAATCAGAAACTTTATGGACGAGATCGTCCGCAATGGATTGCAAATCGAAGACAGGCGCGGGTTCAATCGCCCGGGAACAAATGCTTTCAGAATCGTTACGGAAGTCGATGAAAAACTGATGAGGCTAACCGAGGAAATGATTGAAAATGAAGCCGGCCATTTGGACATTTTGGCGCGAGTCGATGAAATTCGCGGATTATTATTGAATTTATATATGTAA